From a region of the Panicum virgatum strain AP13 chromosome 2K, P.virgatum_v5, whole genome shotgun sequence genome:
- the LOC120695896 gene encoding uncharacterized protein LOC120695896 — translation MEEYVLQNLEELNRVLESNAGDEMKELTPDIQRVPRGLARVGKDDAVCYVAPRAVPIGPYYRHSPELQYKTKFMKMAAIGWFLGRAGGGALGPEFVVTEAFEAIAAPPSPRSFYDDQFEDIDDQHFNTWMFQDGCFLLAFMMAMGADGDGGGDAALQGLSTVIFQPRIDSIMRDVMLLENQIPWRVLEVLMGFLPDPVPVDRFLSLMAAKFNVRTTSGGGHDQRAAAGSNIAGDERGGGRRQRRPTHLLALFRDHQVVGLRTPHPAEDNRRRLISTAPSANFSTAMELAEMGVHLAASKTGRFGDMAVVVQRRCRLFGKLFLAPVFLNDLTACWLVNMAAYEASAGRLADDYAVSSYLYLLALLMNREDDVQQLRARCVVHSTLSNTQTLEFFKGLAPHLHFGRQYDRVLQDLLDYRRDRPAFVAVHRFLYNNFKTILTVLSIVGVIAPILRALFHRQN, via the coding sequence ACATCCAGAGGGTCCCCAGAGGGCTAGCTCGCGTCGGCAAGGACGACGCCGTCTGCTACGTCGCCCCAAGGGCCGTGCCGATCGGCCCTTACTACCGCCACTCGCCAGAGCTCCAGTACAAGACCAAGTTCATGAAGATGGCGGCCATCGGGTGGTTCCTGGggagggctggcggcggcgccctcggccCCGAGTTCGTCGTGACGGAGGCCTTCGAGGCCATCGCCGCCCCGCCCAGCCCGCGGAGCTTCTACGATGACCAGTTCGAGGACATCGACGACCAGCACTTCAACACGTGGATGTTTCAGGACGGCTGCTTCCTGCTGGCGTTCATGATGGCCATGggggccgacggcgacggcggcggtgacgcGGCGCTTCAAGGGTTGTCGACGGTGATCTTCCAGCCGCGCATCGATAGCATCATGAGGGACGTGATGCTGCTCGAGAACCAGATCCCATGGCGGGTGCTCGAGGTCCTCATGGGGTTCCTGCCCGACCCAGTTCCCGTCGATAGGTTCCTTTCTTTGATGGCAGCCAAGTTCAACGTCCGTACGACGAGTGGTGGTGGTCACGATCAGAGGGCCGCGGCAGGTTCCAACATCGCCGGCGACGaacgcggcggaggccggcggcaaaGAAGACCCACGCACCTGCTGGCCCTCTTCCGTGACCACCAGGTGGTGGGTCTGCGCACTCCGCACCCTGCTGAAGACAACCGCCGCCGGCTCATCTCCACCGCGCCGTCGGCCAACTTCAGCACGGCCATGGAGCTCGCGGAGATGGGCGTGCATCTGGCAGCCAGCAAGACAGGGCGTTTCGGGGACATGGCCGTCGTCGTCCAGCGCCGCTGCCGGCTCTTCGGGAAGCTCTTCCTGGCGCCGGTGTTCCTGAACGACCTCACCGCGTGCTGGCTCGTCAACATGGCGGCGTACGAGGCGAGCGCCGGCCGCTTGGCCGACGACTACGCCGTCAGCTCCTACCTCTACCTGCTGGCGCTGCTGATGAACCGGGAGGACGACGTGCAGCAGCTCCGCGCCAGGTGCGTCGTCCACAGCACCTTGAGCAACACGCAGACGCTCGAGTTCTTCAAGGGCCTCGCGCCGCACCTCCACTTTGGGAGGCAGTACGATCGCGTCCTGCAGGACCTCTTGGACTACAGGCGCGATAGGCCGGCCTTCGTTGCCGTTCACAGGTTTCTCTACAACAACTTCAAGACCATCCTCACCGTCTTGTCCATCGTCGGTGTGATTGCGCCCATCCTCCGCGCATTGTTTCACCGTCAGAACTAG